Part of the Longimicrobium sp. genome is shown below.
TGCGCGTACGCCTTGCCCTCCACCGCGAAGGTCGAGGTGGGTCCGCCCAGCACCGGCAGCATCCCGGTCAGCGTGTACGACTCCACGCCCTGCAGGTCGGCCAGCCGCTGGTACAGCTGGTCGAAGAAGCGCACCTGCGCCACGCTGTCGCGGTACACCGTCTCCGGCAGCCCCACCCGCGCGGTGAAGATCGTCCGCGTGGGAAAGCCGTAGTCCATGTTGCGCAGCCGCGTCACGCTCTTGATGGTGAGCCCGGCGGCGACCAGGAGCCCGACGGAGAGGGCGATCTCGAACACCACCAGCGCGCGCGACAGCCGCCCGCCGCGGAAGGACGACGACCCGCGCGACTCGTCCTTCAGCACCTCGTTGACGTTGGCCCCCGAGGCGCGAATGGCCGGAAGGACGCCCGCCACGAAGGTGGAGAAGAGGGTGATGGCCAGCACGAACAGCAGGATCGGCCCGTCGATGCGGATGCGGATCCAGAACGGCGGCTCGGTGCTGGCGATGGCCGCGTTGAACAGCTTCACCCCCTCCACCGCCATCAGCGTCCCCAGCACGGCCGCAATCATGGCCATCGCCAAGGGCTCGGTGAGGAACTGCATGATCACGCGTGCGCGGCTGGCCCCCATCGCCGTGCGGATCCCCACCTCCTTGGCCCGCATCGCCGCCTGCGAGAGCAGCAGGTTGGCCACGTTGGCGCAGGCGATCAGGAGGACGAGGAACACGGCGAAGAGCATGGTGCCCAGCAGCTTCGTCGGCTCGTCGCCGATGAACGACCTGGTGTACGGCTCCACGTAGGCGGTGATGTCCTTGTTGCTCTCGGGGTACTGTGCGGCCAGCCGCCGGGCGATCCCCTTCACCTCCGTGTCGGCCTGCTGCATCGACACGCCCGGGCGGAGGCGGCCGAACGTGAACAGGTCGTCACCGTCGCCGCGTTTGGCCGGGAGCGGGTTGCGCAGGGTGAGCCAGAGCTTTTCGCTCGAGGGGAACTCGAAGCCCTTCGGCATCACCCCGATCACCTCGGCCTGCTCGCCGTTCACCCGGATGGTGCGGCCGATGATGCCGCGGTCGCCGCCGTAGCGGTTCTGCCAGATGGCGTAGCCCAGCACCACCACCGCGGGCGCGCCCACCGCGTCCTCGCCGGGGCCGAAGGTGCGGCCCAGCAGCGGCTGCGCGCGGATGAGCTGGAAGGTGTTGGCGGTGAGGTACGCGCCGTCGAAGCGCTCGGGCTTCTCGGTGCCGCTCACCGTCATGGTGCCGCTGCTGAACGCGCCCAGCCCCTCGAACGAGCGCTGCTGGGCGCGGTAGTCGTCGAAGTCGTGCGGGGTGAGGTCCATCTGCTTCTGGTCGCGCGGCGGGTTGGCGCGGCGGACGGCCACCACGCGCTCGCCGTGCTCGAAGGGAAGCCCGCGCAGCAGCGCTCCGTAGACGATGCTGAACATCGTCGTGGTCAGCCCGATCCCCAGCGCCAGGGTCACGACCGAAAGCGCCGAGAACCCCGGGTTGTGGACCAGCTTCCGCGCGCCGTAGCGGAGGTCCTGTAGAAGGCTCATGGGTCCGGCTCTGGTAGGGGTGCGGGGCGCGGAGGCGTCCCGGTCCGGACGGCCGGGCATGGAGGGAGGGCCCGGTCCGAATTCTGGTTTGCGTTGGCCCCTACGGCACCCGCCGCGGCAAGGTTTCGCGCATCACGAAACGGCCATAACGGGAGATGGAGACCGTCCGCGAGGACCGGCATCGGAGTCCGTGGATATGAAAAAGCGCAGGCGGGACGGATGATCGTCTCGCCTGCGATTCGGGTCGGGAATTCCGAGGCTAGTTGGGGAAGGGCGGAACGAAATCGAACCGCTCCACCTTCCGGATCAGCTCGAAGTCGCGGAGGTTGGCCGTGACGAGCGTGTGCCCGAACTGCCGGCACGAGGCGGCGAGCATCACGTCGTGGATGAACGAGCGGGCGAACTTGCCGGGCGCGATGAATCCGCGGACTGCCAGCTGCCGCAGGATCTCCCCCGCCCGCTTCCATGTTTCGTACGTCGGGACGATCAGCCGGTTGCGCTTCTCGAAGGGCCGGATGAGCGATTCCTGCGCACGCCGAGCCCGTTCGGGGCTGATTGCCCCGGCGAGCATTTCCTGAACGACGATGGCGTGGAGGTGCGTGGAGGGGAGATGTGAATCGTAGAATGCCGCGAGCGCCTCGGCTCGCGAGGGCTCGC
Proteins encoded:
- a CDS encoding ABC transporter permease, giving the protein MSLLQDLRYGARKLVHNPGFSALSVVTLALGIGLTTTMFSIVYGALLRGLPFEHGERVVAVRRANPPRDQKQMDLTPHDFDDYRAQQRSFEGLGAFSSGTMTVSGTEKPERFDGAYLTANTFQLIRAQPLLGRTFGPGEDAVGAPAVVVLGYAIWQNRYGGDRGIIGRTIRVNGEQAEVIGVMPKGFEFPSSEKLWLTLRNPLPAKRGDGDDLFTFGRLRPGVSMQQADTEVKGIARRLAAQYPESNKDITAYVEPYTRSFIGDEPTKLLGTMLFAVFLVLLIACANVANLLLSQAAMRAKEVGIRTAMGASRARVIMQFLTEPLAMAMIAAVLGTLMAVEGVKLFNAAIASTEPPFWIRIRIDGPILLFVLAITLFSTFVAGVLPAIRASGANVNEVLKDESRGSSSFRGGRLSRALVVFEIALSVGLLVAAGLTIKSVTRLRNMDYGFPTRTIFTARVGLPETVYRDSVAQVRFFDQLYQRLADLQGVESYTLTGMLPVLGGPTSTFAVEGKAYAQPRDYPETHFVNTYPGYFRTFQVQLEGRDFGSGDTRTSDPVAIVNRSFVKKYFGGASPVGRRFRFGDAKSTEPWRTIVGVVPDMWVDGTDNKKPESVYLPFAQAPQRYVSVVIRPRGTPPGAMTAPVRNLVASLDPDLPIYFVKTLQERIDDETWFYRVFGALFMIMGAVALVLAAVGLYGVMAFNVSRRTREMGVRMALGAKPRDVVRLIMRQGIIQLVIGLVLGLGLAYALGSLLTIILFQVSPIDAVTYGATLAVLALAALAASYIPARRATRVDPMVALRYE
- a CDS encoding type II toxin-antitoxin system VapC family toxin: MGFILDTNLYIDADREPSRAEALAAFYDSHLPSTHLHAIVVQEMLAGAISPERARRAQESLIRPFEKRNRLIVPTYETWKRAGEILRQLAVRGFIAPGKFARSFIHDVMLAASCRQFGHTLVTANLRDFELIRKVERFDFVPPFPN